TAATTACAAAATAGAAATTGCTCAAATCAAAGCAACCGTTGGGCCATCGGTGACCTTATATGAAATTGTTCCGGAAGCGGGAATTCGTATTTCGAAAATCAAGAGTTTAGAAGACGATATTGCGTTATCACTCTCGGCTTTGGGAATTCGTATTATTGCGCCTATTCCAGGAAAAGGAACGATTGGTATTGAGGTTCCAAATAAGAATCCAACTATGGTTTCTATGAAAAGTGTGATTGGTTCAGCCAAATTTCAAGAAGCAGAAATGGAATTGCCAATCGCTCTTGGAAAAACCATTTCAAATGAAACCTTCGTAGTCGATTTAGCCAAAATGCCACACTTGTTGATGGCTGGAGCAACAGGACAAGGAAAATCGGTAGGTTTAAATGCTGTTTTAACATCGCTTTTGTATAAAAAACATCCTGCCGAAGTGAAGTTTGTTTTGGTCGATCCTAAAAAAGTGGAGCTTACGCTGTTTAATAAAATTGAAAGACACTACCTCGCAAAACTTCCTGATTTAGACGACGCCATTATAACTGATAATGCAAAAGTAGTCAACACCTTGAATTCACTTTGTGTGGAAATGGACAATCGCTATTCGTTATTGAAAGATGCGATGGTTCGAAATATAAAAGAATACAACGATAAATTTAAAGCCAGAAAATTAAATCCTGAAAATGGACACCGATTTTTACCATATATCGTTTTGGTGGTTGATGAGTTTGCCGATTTAATTATGACTGCCGGAAAAGAAGTGGAAGTTCCCATTGCACGTTTAGCACAATTAGCCCGAGCTATTGGAATTCACTTGATTATAGCTACACAAAGACCTTCGGTCAATGTAATTACAGGTTTAATCAAAGCCAATTTCCCAGCCAGAATAGCTTTTAGAGTAACTTCAAAAATTGACTCTCGTACCATTTTGGACACTCAGGGAGCTGATCAATTAATTGGTCGTGGAGATATGCTTTATACCAACGGAAATGATGTGGTACGGGTACAATGTGCCTTTATAGACACTCCCGAAGTGGAAAAAATTACTGAATTTATTGGTTCTCAAAAAGCATATGCAACCGCTTATTTGCTTCCGGAGTTTGTTGGAGAGGAAAGTGGCATTAATCTTGATATGGATATTTCCGAAAGAGACACTTTGTTTAGAGAAGCTGCCGAGATTATTGTAAATGCACAACAAGGCTCCGCTTCATTGTTACAAAGAAAACTAAAATTGGGGTACAACAGAGCCGGAAGACTAATTGACCAATTAGAATCGGCAGGAATTGTTGGTCCGTTTGAAGGAAGTAAAGCACGTAGTGTCAACATTCTGGACATGAGTTCTCTTGATCAATTTTTCAACAATGAACAAAACAATTAATACCATGAAATTCAATCGTTATTCTCAAAACAGCAAAGCAGGAAAAAACAATTTAAACCCAATAGGAAAATTGGTTTTTCTACTCACAGTGCTTTTGTTTAGTTTTTCAATACAAGCACAAGATAAAAAAGCTAAAGATCTTTTAGACCAAGTAACCGCAAAAGTAAAAAGTTACAACAGTATTGTTATTGATTTTAAATATTCTTTGAATAATGCCAAAGAAAACATCAATCAGGACAGTAAAGGAAACGTAACGATGAAAGGCAATCAATATATGTTGAATTTTATGGGCGTTACCAAAATTTTTGACGGAAAAAAAACCTATACTATTGTACCGGAAGATGAAGAAATTACCATTTCTAAAGTCAATGAAAAAGACGATAATGCGATTACCCCTTCAAAAATGTTAACCTTTTTTAATTCAGGGTACAAATACACTATGGATATTGTACAAGATATAAAAGGTAGAAAAATTCAATACATCAAACTCGTTCCATTAAGTGCAAAAGACCAAAGAAAAGAAGTTTTATTAGGGATTGACGTGCAAACAAAACACATCTACAATTTGATTGAAATGGGTAAAAAAGGAACAAAAACTACTTTAACCGTTAATTCTTTTAAAACCAATCAACCTTTGTCAAAAAATCAATTTACCTTTGTCGAAAGTAAATACCCAAATTACTACATCAATAAATTAGATTAATTCGTAGGTG
This region of Flavobacterium lacustre genomic DNA includes:
- a CDS encoding DNA translocase FtsK, with the translated sequence MAKTTKSTALDKKSDTKNETIRSWKLTKQHKIVLGSLLVLFSVALLLAFISFYIYGQTDQSAVAAVTDRTETVQNWLGKFGAFLSDLIVYKGFGVASFIFVRLFFLTGLFMVLELSLKKLKNIWFWDLFAMIIVSVLFGFFATSVPELGGTIGYELNLFSQDYIGKTGTLLILLFGLIIYLIFKIKISPEKIQSFFENTKKEIKTDLGANPFKTKDSNYNLEEFAVPEEENELDEIHLKTNGSQFEINKEALKPTINNSSEINLDPVLKPIAMEVTPPPFNAPNPAESFVIEKAEEEDIIEENLASRLVADFGLFDPTLDLSNYKYPTIDLLREYSTGGITINQEELEENKNKIVDTLRNYKIEIAQIKATVGPSVTLYEIVPEAGIRISKIKSLEDDIALSLSALGIRIIAPIPGKGTIGIEVPNKNPTMVSMKSVIGSAKFQEAEMELPIALGKTISNETFVVDLAKMPHLLMAGATGQGKSVGLNAVLTSLLYKKHPAEVKFVLVDPKKVELTLFNKIERHYLAKLPDLDDAIITDNAKVVNTLNSLCVEMDNRYSLLKDAMVRNIKEYNDKFKARKLNPENGHRFLPYIVLVVDEFADLIMTAGKEVEVPIARLAQLARAIGIHLIIATQRPSVNVITGLIKANFPARIAFRVTSKIDSRTILDTQGADQLIGRGDMLYTNGNDVVRVQCAFIDTPEVEKITEFIGSQKAYATAYLLPEFVGEESGINLDMDISERDTLFREAAEIIVNAQQGSASLLQRKLKLGYNRAGRLIDQLESAGIVGPFEGSKARSVNILDMSSLDQFFNNEQNN
- a CDS encoding LolA family protein, which codes for MNKTINTMKFNRYSQNSKAGKNNLNPIGKLVFLLTVLLFSFSIQAQDKKAKDLLDQVTAKVKSYNSIVIDFKYSLNNAKENINQDSKGNVTMKGNQYMLNFMGVTKIFDGKKTYTIVPEDEEITISKVNEKDDNAITPSKMLTFFNSGYKYTMDIVQDIKGRKIQYIKLVPLSAKDQRKEVLLGIDVQTKHIYNLIEMGKKGTKTTLTVNSFKTNQPLSKNQFTFVESKYPNYYINKLD